One window of the Candidatus Chryseobacterium colombiense genome contains the following:
- a CDS encoding TolC family protein, with product MKKINNSVLALALFVGFANANAQEKKTLTLDEAVQLGIQNSKNLKIDAAKIEEATADLLEAKNKQLPELKVSGSYMYLPNKPNVNIKLPGLSGGGSSPEVHQVLYGTANLSVPIYSGGRIKYGIQSAKYLVEASKLNTENDKTAIAYNVAQAYNNLFKANQSIKVLEENLTASQKRDETFLKLENNGVIARNDRLKANLQTSNIELQLLEAKNNYNIANINMDLLLGLPETTEIEVDQNYIEEGEDVKPVDFYVNAAKENRKDLQALDKQRQAAALGTKAAKAENLPSIAFTGGYVAADIPKFLTIYNAVNVGVGISYNLSNIWKENSAYKQSKAREMQLSATNELLNDNIKLDVNREYQNTDYSKKRIAVFEKSAEQANENYRITKNKYDNGLATMTELLDADAAQIEANVGVINAKADAALAYRKLLQTTGTLTIK from the coding sequence ATGAAGAAAATAAATAACTCAGTCCTTGCATTAGCTCTATTCGTAGGGTTTGCAAACGCAAATGCTCAGGAGAAAAAAACACTTACTCTTGATGAAGCTGTGCAATTGGGAATCCAGAACAGTAAAAATCTGAAGATTGATGCTGCAAAGATTGAAGAAGCTACAGCAGACCTTTTGGAAGCAAAAAACAAACAATTACCGGAGCTGAAGGTTTCAGGAAGCTATATGTATCTTCCTAATAAGCCAAATGTGAATATTAAGCTTCCCGGACTTTCAGGAGGAGGAAGCAGCCCGGAAGTGCATCAGGTGCTTTACGGAACAGCTAACCTCAGCGTTCCTATCTACAGCGGAGGAAGAATTAAATACGGAATTCAGTCTGCAAAGTATTTGGTGGAAGCCTCAAAACTGAACACTGAAAATGACAAAACGGCAATTGCTTATAACGTTGCTCAGGCCTATAATAATTTATTTAAAGCCAATCAGTCTATTAAAGTTTTAGAAGAAAACCTTACTGCTTCTCAAAAAAGAGACGAAACTTTCCTTAAGCTTGAAAATAATGGAGTTATTGCAAGAAATGACCGTTTAAAGGCCAACCTGCAGACTTCAAATATAGAGTTGCAATTATTGGAAGCCAAAAATAATTACAATATTGCCAATATCAATATGGATTTATTGTTGGGACTTCCAGAAACTACAGAAATTGAAGTAGATCAAAATTATATAGAAGAAGGAGAGGACGTAAAACCTGTTGACTTCTATGTAAACGCAGCCAAAGAAAATCGTAAAGATCTTCAGGCTTTGGATAAGCAAAGACAGGCGGCTGCATTGGGAACAAAAGCAGCAAAAGCGGAAAACCTTCCTTCCATTGCATTTACAGGAGGATATGTTGCAGCAGATATTCCTAAGTTTTTAACAATTTACAATGCTGTAAATGTTGGGGTTGGAATTTCTTACAATTTATCAAATATCTGGAAAGAAAATTCTGCATACAAACAATCCAAAGCCAGAGAAATGCAGTTGTCTGCAACCAACGAATTGTTAAATGACAACATCAAGCTTGATGTAAACAGAGAATATCAGAATACAGATTACTCTAAAAAGAGGATCGCTGTTTTCGAAAAATCTGCGGAACAGGCTAATGAAAATTACAGAATCACAAAAAATAAATATGACAACGGTTTGGCAACCATGACGGAATTACTGGATGCAGATGCAGCTCAGATTGAGGCAAATGTGGGAGTAATCAATGCGAAGGCAGACGCAGCGTTGGCATACAGAAAACTATTGCAAACTACAGGAACTTTAACAATTAAATAA
- a CDS encoding DHA2 family efflux MFS transporter permease subunit has protein sequence MQDSLVEYGARRVIITITAILCALLEIVDSTIVNVALNEMKGNLGATLSEVGWVITAYAIGNVIIVPMTSWLSQQFGRRNYFAASIIIFTIFSFLCGNATNIWELVFFRLMQGIGGGALLVTSQTIITESYPVEKRSMAQAIYGLGVIIGPTLGPPLGGYIVDNFSWPYIFYINIPIGIAATLMTLQFVKSPKYAEKRKASDVDWIGIGLLAITVGSLQYILERGHEEDWFASGWIVTFTISAVLGFILFIWRELTFKYPIVELRVLKNSNLRIGTVMSFVLGFGLYGSTFIVPLYTQSILGWTALQSGALMIPAALTTAFMMPIIGRLLSKGAKQQILVSLGLFIFFIYSFWGYKILTPDTSKDAFFWMLIVRGAGLGLLFIPITSLSLSTLKGQEIGQGAAFTGMMRQLGGSFGIAAITTFIANASQKYRVNLLTHLDSTDFDVQQRVNALKASFVAKGMTPDAALNAAYKMLDLSVTKQATVLSYMDVFLYLGVIFLICIPFILFIKERKSKEKIDLSGVH, from the coding sequence ATGCAAGATTCATTAGTAGAATACGGTGCCCGAAGAGTAATCATTACGATTACAGCGATTCTTTGTGCACTACTGGAAATTGTGGACTCCACGATTGTGAACGTTGCCCTCAATGAAATGAAGGGAAATCTGGGAGCTACACTTTCTGAAGTAGGTTGGGTAATTACGGCTTATGCCATAGGTAACGTAATTATTGTACCAATGACGAGCTGGCTTTCCCAGCAGTTCGGGCGAAGAAATTATTTTGCTGCTTCCATTATCATCTTTACCATCTTTTCATTCCTATGTGGGAATGCAACAAATATTTGGGAACTGGTATTTTTCAGATTGATGCAGGGAATAGGAGGGGGAGCTCTTCTGGTAACTTCTCAAACGATCATTACGGAATCTTATCCGGTTGAAAAAAGAAGTATGGCTCAGGCTATTTATGGTTTAGGAGTAATTATCGGCCCAACTTTGGGTCCACCTCTTGGAGGATATATCGTTGATAACTTCAGCTGGCCATATATTTTCTACATTAATATTCCTATCGGGATTGCTGCGACTTTAATGACGCTTCAGTTTGTGAAAAGTCCTAAATATGCAGAAAAACGTAAAGCTTCGGATGTTGACTGGATAGGAATTGGTTTATTGGCAATTACCGTTGGATCGTTACAGTATATTCTGGAAAGAGGTCATGAGGAAGACTGGTTTGCAAGTGGATGGATTGTAACGTTCACCATATCTGCAGTATTAGGATTTATCTTATTCATCTGGAGGGAGCTTACGTTCAAATATCCGATTGTAGAGCTCAGGGTTTTAAAGAACAGTAATCTGAGGATCGGTACCGTCATGTCCTTTGTATTAGGATTCGGTTTGTATGGCTCTACCTTTATTGTTCCGTTGTATACCCAGAGTATTTTGGGATGGACGGCGCTTCAGTCGGGAGCTTTGATGATTCCTGCTGCATTGACTACCGCCTTTATGATGCCTATCATTGGTAGATTGTTATCCAAAGGTGCCAAACAACAGATTCTTGTTTCTTTAGGATTATTTATATTCTTTATTTACAGTTTCTGGGGATATAAAATTCTGACTCCCGATACCAGTAAAGATGCTTTCTTCTGGATGTTGATTGTAAGAGGAGCTGGTCTGGGACTTTTATTTATTCCGATTACTTCATTGTCTTTAAGTACACTGAAAGGTCAGGAAATTGGTCAGGGAGCGGCTTTCACAGGGATGATGAGACAGCTTGGAGGATCTTTCGGGATCGCAGCCATTACCACATTCATTGCCAATGCAAGCCAGAAATACAGGGTAAATCTGCTCACTCATTTGGACTCCACAGACTTTGATGTTCAGCAGAGAGTAAATGCATTGAAAGCAAGTTTTGTAGCCAAAGGAATGACTCCCGATGCAGCATTGAACGCTGCGTATAAAATGCTTGATTTATCGGTAACGAAACAGGCGACGGTACTCTCTTATATGGATGTATTCCTTTATTTAGGAGTGATATTCCTGATCTGTATTCCGTTTATCCTTTTCATTAAAGAAAGAAAGAGCAAAGAAAAAATAGATTTAAGTGGCGTACACTAA
- a CDS encoding HlyD family secretion protein: protein MENNNTQAAEPKKKKSLVFPIILAVVLIGGGIYGYKTYSYGQVHEETDDAQIASNLAPVISKISGYVTEVKVKDNQFVKKGDTLVILDNRDQKMALEQAQAALTTAKSNIANAEATTTATSKNINTSEAAVTTANAQIEAAKVNVWKTGQDLKRYSVLVKDHSITEQQYEQALAAKQSADRQLQVLIDQKNQIAQQTNVASSQTAASSQQISVAGSVAKQREVDVENAKLNLSYTVILAPEDGYVGKVPIQAGQYLQAGSQLFALVKNDQKWVVANFKETQVDKMVEGQKVKIEIDAFPGKEFEGVVSSFSPATGATFSILPPDNASGNFVKVVQRLPVKIDFVNLDKDIAKRLRTGMNVKAEVSLK, encoded by the coding sequence ATGGAAAATAATAATACACAAGCGGCTGAACCTAAAAAGAAAAAAAGTTTAGTTTTCCCAATCATCTTGGCGGTTGTTTTAATCGGTGGAGGAATCTACGGTTATAAAACGTATTCTTACGGGCAGGTTCATGAAGAAACTGATGATGCTCAGATCGCTTCAAACTTGGCACCTGTAATTTCTAAAATTTCAGGATATGTAACAGAAGTTAAAGTAAAAGATAACCAATTCGTAAAGAAAGGAGATACATTGGTTATTTTGGATAACAGAGATCAGAAAATGGCTCTTGAACAGGCTCAGGCAGCTTTGACAACTGCAAAAAGCAATATTGCAAACGCAGAAGCTACCACTACAGCAACCTCTAAAAACATTAATACTTCAGAAGCTGCGGTAACGACTGCAAACGCACAGATTGAAGCAGCTAAAGTAAATGTTTGGAAAACAGGCCAGGATTTAAAAAGATATTCAGTATTGGTAAAAGACCATTCTATTACAGAACAGCAATATGAGCAGGCTTTAGCGGCAAAACAATCTGCTGACAGACAGTTACAGGTTTTAATTGACCAGAAAAACCAAATTGCTCAGCAAACTAATGTTGCATCTTCTCAAACGGCAGCGAGTTCTCAACAAATCAGTGTTGCAGGATCTGTTGCAAAACAGAGAGAAGTAGATGTAGAAAATGCAAAACTAAACTTATCTTATACAGTAATCCTTGCTCCTGAAGACGGATATGTTGGAAAAGTTCCGATTCAGGCAGGACAATATTTACAGGCAGGTTCTCAGTTATTTGCTTTGGTTAAAAACGATCAGAAATGGGTAGTGGCCAATTTCAAGGAAACTCAGGTTGATAAAATGGTGGAAGGCCAGAAAGTAAAAATTGAAATCGATGCTTTCCCTGGAAAAGAATTTGAAGGAGTAGTAAGCTCATTCTCTCCTGCAACAGGAGCTACGTTCTCTATTCTGCCTCCGGATAACGCAAGTGGTAACTTCGTAAAAGTAGTGCAGAGACTTCCTGTAAAAATTGACTTTGTAAATCTTGATAAAGACATTGCAAAAAGATTGAGAACAGGAATGAACGTGAAAGCAGAAGTTTCGTTGAAATAA
- a CDS encoding TQO small subunit DoxD: protein MNHYTKSQSYYAAGLFTLSLRLVIGWTYFSAFWRRLVLENKLIPDKAGYIGEKFNHFLPNALGIKPVIEYLVTHPDILQHSMMAFTIIEAIVGLFIMLGLFTRLMSIGVFTLAMGILLGSGWIGTTCLDEWQIGVLGIAGGFTLFLTGSSFYSVDYYLLKNSFSFTHKKYFPWLHSGVLPLSNLKLFVFIGSVMIFGLTLFTNQYFHGGVWGTLHNKSVKPKLEISNVLMQNSGLSFTVQRTEGVDVYGSFLIGIYILDQHGNKVKELNIKELSEFPKENIKNHYVAKVKPGKHSLIIPLGSKADLKININDLLMQKESIYSLQLIDISGIEWKAQIN from the coding sequence ATGAATCATTATACAAAAAGCCAGAGTTATTATGCCGCTGGTTTATTTACGCTATCACTCCGCCTTGTCATTGGCTGGACTTACTTTTCAGCCTTTTGGCGCAGACTCGTCCTTGAAAACAAACTCATTCCAGACAAAGCGGGGTATATTGGAGAAAAGTTTAACCATTTCCTTCCGAATGCTTTAGGAATTAAACCTGTTATCGAATATCTTGTCACTCATCCCGATATTTTACAACATTCTATGATGGCTTTCACTATTATTGAAGCGATCGTTGGATTATTTATTATGTTAGGATTATTTACCCGACTGATGAGCATAGGCGTTTTCACACTTGCCATGGGAATTTTATTAGGTTCCGGATGGATCGGAACAACCTGCCTTGATGAATGGCAGATCGGTGTACTGGGAATTGCAGGCGGATTCACCCTTTTCCTTACCGGAAGCAGCTTTTATTCTGTTGATTATTATTTACTAAAAAACAGCTTCAGCTTTACTCACAAGAAATATTTTCCGTGGTTGCATTCAGGGGTTCTTCCTTTGTCAAATCTAAAACTATTTGTTTTCATAGGCTCTGTGATGATCTTCGGTTTGACTCTTTTTACCAATCAATATTTTCATGGAGGAGTCTGGGGAACACTACACAATAAGTCTGTGAAACCCAAGCTCGAAATCAGTAATGTTTTAATGCAGAATTCCGGTTTGTCTTTTACTGTTCAGCGTACCGAAGGAGTTGATGTGTATGGATCATTTCTCATTGGAATTTATATTTTAGATCAACACGGAAATAAGGTAAAGGAACTCAATATTAAAGAGCTTTCGGAGTTTCCAAAAGAGAATATTAAAAATCACTATGTAGCCAAAGTAAAACCGGGAAAGCATAGCTTAATTATCCCTTTAGGTTCTAAAGCTGATTTAAAAATCAATATAAATGATCTGCTCATGCAAAAAGAGAGCATTTATTCCTTACAACTGATTGACATTAGTGGAATTGAATGGAAAGCGCAGATTAATTAA
- a CDS encoding EamA family transporter gives MNHLKYYLAAIFAFATWGTFSLVLRPLHAYASLDILFYRVFSCAIIMTLVTVLFRRLKLKENLKYFTNLDKKSKQKIIGLNILSSILLTANWFSFIYVMNHVSVRATSVAYLVCPIITTILAFFILREKLTKLQWLSVFLSGVGCILLSYSNLLDMLYSSIIGSTYACYLITQSVNSKFDKFLVLNFHMILAALILLPFFPSYSGPVPTDFKFYLYVEIIAVMYTIVPLLLNLYAMSGIASSKVGMILNINPIIAFILAGAVYHEALGGIQIVAYSIIFLAVIVFNAKEIFRIRQDEMA, from the coding sequence TTGAATCACCTTAAATATTATTTAGCCGCCATTTTTGCCTTTGCAACCTGGGGAACTTTTAGTCTCGTTCTGAGACCATTGCACGCTTATGCTTCTTTGGATATTTTGTTTTACAGAGTATTTAGCTGCGCCATTATTATGACTTTGGTAACAGTACTTTTCAGAAGACTGAAACTGAAGGAGAATTTGAAATATTTTACAAATCTTGATAAAAAGAGTAAACAGAAAATCATCGGTTTAAATATTCTGAGCAGTATCTTACTCACGGCAAATTGGTTTTCTTTTATTTATGTGATGAACCATGTAAGTGTAAGAGCGACTTCGGTGGCTTATCTGGTGTGCCCTATTATTACAACTATTCTTGCATTTTTTATTCTGCGTGAAAAGCTCACTAAACTCCAATGGCTGTCTGTTTTTCTGAGTGGAGTAGGATGTATTCTATTATCTTACTCTAACCTTTTAGATATGCTGTACAGCAGCATTATTGGTTCTACCTACGCCTGTTATTTGATTACCCAAAGCGTCAATTCCAAGTTTGATAAATTCCTGGTTTTGAATTTTCACATGATCTTGGCTGCGCTCATTTTATTGCCGTTCTTTCCATCATATTCAGGACCGGTTCCTACTGATTTTAAATTCTATCTGTATGTTGAAATCATTGCCGTTATGTACACTATAGTACCGTTGCTTTTAAACTTGTACGCGATGTCCGGAATTGCTTCTTCAAAAGTAGGAATGATTCTCAATATCAATCCGATCATTGCATTTATTCTGGCGGGAGCGGTTTATCATGAAGCACTTGGAGGAATTCAGATTGTTGCTTATTCAATCATATTCCTGGCGGTGATTGTTTTTAATGCCAAAGAGATTTTCAGAATAAGGCAAGATGAGATGGCTTAA